The following coding sequences lie in one Treponema sp. OMZ 790 genomic window:
- a CDS encoding OmpA family protein, with protein sequence MKKVRVLLLLLSVLLLFSCKSAPKQEEKPAEPEKVQEQEMVKEETDKKAEQKDMQDDFYVIYFAPQSYQIDQFTAQRLKEISEDLKAKNVKKIVISGHSAKLDSQKDEDRIALQRAIAVAGYFQKMKLFDANSIIVEGKGAAEPARTHSEITERFKNRRVEIHSVE encoded by the coding sequence TTGAAAAAAGTAAGAGTATTACTTTTGCTGTTGTCTGTTCTTTTGTTATTTTCGTGTAAGTCTGCCCCTAAACAAGAAGAAAAGCCGGCTGAACCTGAAAAAGTTCAAGAACAGGAAATGGTAAAAGAAGAAACTGATAAGAAGGCGGAACAAAAAGATATGCAGGATGATTTCTACGTAATTTATTTTGCACCGCAATCCTATCAAATCGATCAGTTTACTGCACAAAGACTTAAAGAAATAAGCGAAGATCTAAAAGCAAAAAATGTAAAGAAAATCGTAATTTCAGGCCACAGTGCAAAACTCGACTCGCAAAAGGATGAAGATCGCATCGCATTACAGCGGGCTATCGCTGTAGCAGGCTATTTTCAAAAAATGAAACTGTTTGATGCGAACAGCATAATCGTCGAAGGTAAAGGAGCAGCTGAACCTGCCCGTACCCATTCGGAGATTACTGAACGTTTCAAAAACCGAAGAGTAGAAATTCACAGTGTAGAATAA
- the dnaB gene encoding replicative DNA helicase, which produces MDGIKNLKNKLPPNNMEAEKAVLGAILIDPDVFTFVRPILDAGAFYSPQHQKIYKAISELDTRSQKADILILTDYLRSTNELEAVGGAGYIASLTDEVPSSANYEFYAKIVLEAAIRRNLLKVSNKISADVFDDSISSRTVLEEAQKSIFDLTEAGNSATFKSLAEVIMPTLEVLERLHERKGEYTGVPSGFTSLDNMTYGFQNSEFIIVGARPSVGKTALAMTMAAHIAIDEKIPTAFFSLEMSDMQLVQRLIASRSKINSNRIRSANLTARDFGKVSETCGALYEAPFYLVDMPNMKLLDLRAIARQLCSPPYNVKIIFIDYITLITGENAAVPRHEQIAEISRSLKSLARELNIPVVALSQLTRDAEGKKPGLADIRESGSLEQDADVVMFLHRERVDTSEDEAKPIPTELILAKQRNGPIGTVPLLFLSQYTTFVTEAKEK; this is translated from the coding sequence ATGGATGGTATAAAAAATTTAAAAAACAAGCTTCCGCCCAACAATATGGAAGCGGAAAAGGCCGTTTTGGGAGCGATTTTAATAGATCCGGATGTCTTTACCTTTGTAAGGCCTATATTGGATGCAGGAGCTTTTTATTCTCCTCAACACCAAAAGATATATAAGGCTATTTCGGAATTAGACACCCGCTCCCAAAAGGCCGATATTTTAATATTAACAGACTACCTTCGTTCTACAAATGAATTGGAAGCAGTCGGAGGAGCAGGATATATAGCTTCTTTGACGGATGAAGTTCCAAGCTCTGCAAACTACGAATTTTATGCAAAAATAGTACTGGAAGCTGCCATAAGAAGGAATCTGCTAAAAGTTTCCAATAAAATTTCGGCTGATGTTTTTGATGACAGCATATCGAGCCGCACCGTACTTGAAGAAGCCCAAAAAAGCATCTTTGACCTTACGGAAGCCGGAAATTCCGCAACTTTTAAATCTCTCGCAGAAGTTATAATGCCCACCTTGGAAGTCCTCGAAAGACTTCATGAACGTAAAGGAGAGTATACCGGCGTACCGTCCGGTTTTACCAGCTTGGATAATATGACTTACGGGTTTCAGAATTCCGAATTTATCATTGTGGGAGCCCGTCCTTCGGTAGGAAAAACGGCTCTTGCCATGACTATGGCTGCCCATATCGCTATCGACGAAAAAATACCGACAGCCTTTTTTTCCCTTGAAATGTCGGATATGCAGCTGGTACAGCGATTGATTGCGTCCAGATCCAAGATAAATTCCAACAGGATAAGATCTGCAAACCTCACGGCAAGAGATTTCGGAAAAGTCTCAGAAACTTGCGGAGCTCTTTATGAAGCACCGTTTTACCTTGTAGATATGCCGAATATGAAGCTATTGGATTTAAGGGCTATAGCCCGGCAGCTTTGCAGCCCTCCATATAACGTAAAAATCATTTTTATCGACTACATCACTCTTATTACCGGTGAAAATGCAGCCGTACCGCGCCATGAACAGATTGCAGAAATTTCCAGATCCTTAAAAAGTCTGGCCCGTGAGCTTAATATTCCGGTGGTAGCTCTTTCTCAGCTTACACGAGATGCTGAAGGGAAAAAACCCGGACTTGCCGACATAAGGGAATCAGGCTCTCTTGAACAGGATGCCGATGTAGTTATGTTTTTGCACCGCGAAAGGGTTGATACAAGCGAGGATGAAGCAAAACCCATTCCGACAGAACTGATTTTGGCAAAACAAAGAAACGGCCCTATCGGTACCGTGCCTCTTCTATTTTTATCCCAATATACGACCTTTGTTACCGAAGCCAAGGAGAAATGA
- a CDS encoding OmpL47-type beta-barrel domain-containing protein: MIKKFFFAAVCSLLFVSAWAQAPSIVGTDYVRPAIHYVEEGKNYVNSDVFFKLRSTDKETGLEFVEFALNGADFMRYKNPFQLLEEGKFDISYRGFDNSGNLELPKTFSVIVDNTAPDTIIKTTEPLYNDGVIVYCSANTKWYVSAADIVGGAGVAAAYMGTDLNALKLSGNGRESEQTYVSFDAEGPVNLYYTAIDNVGNLSPIKLLAVTIDKTAPVVSLANSNRLINKDEEYMIFPSKSVVDEEGRVIVSTSETVSFAAKDELSGVDAIYIKVNDGEYTKYVEPIRFTQNAVYNIEVKAIDNVGNVSDPVLYTFYVDQITPNSDVDIIDRAGNLIQPTTPATNAE, translated from the coding sequence ATGATTAAAAAATTTTTTTTTGCAGCAGTATGTTCGCTTTTATTTGTTTCAGCTTGGGCTCAAGCTCCTTCGATTGTCGGAACCGATTATGTCCGTCCTGCAATCCACTACGTGGAAGAAGGTAAAAACTATGTAAACAGTGACGTATTTTTTAAACTCCGCTCAACCGATAAGGAAACCGGACTTGAATTTGTAGAGTTTGCCTTAAATGGCGCCGATTTTATGAGATACAAAAACCCCTTCCAACTTCTTGAAGAAGGGAAATTTGATATTTCATACAGGGGCTTTGATAACAGCGGAAACTTGGAATTACCCAAAACTTTTTCGGTAATAGTAGATAATACGGCTCCCGATACAATAATCAAAACAACAGAACCTTTGTATAACGATGGTGTAATAGTATACTGCTCAGCAAACACAAAATGGTATGTTTCTGCTGCCGATATCGTAGGCGGAGCAGGTGTAGCAGCCGCTTATATGGGAACAGATCTAAATGCTCTCAAACTTTCAGGAAACGGAAGAGAATCGGAGCAAACCTATGTTTCATTTGATGCTGAAGGTCCCGTAAATCTTTATTATACGGCCATTGACAATGTAGGTAACCTTTCTCCCATTAAACTGCTTGCAGTTACTATAGACAAAACTGCACCTGTTGTAAGCCTTGCAAACTCCAACCGTCTTATCAACAAGGATGAGGAATACATGATATTCCCCAGCAAGAGTGTTGTAGATGAAGAAGGAAGAGTTATTGTTTCTACAAGCGAAACGGTTTCTTTTGCTGCAAAAGATGAACTTTCAGGTGTTGATGCAATTTATATAAAAGTAAACGATGGAGAATATACTAAATATGTTGAACCCATCCGATTTACACAAAATGCAGTTTACAACATTGAGGTTAAGGCTATCGATAATGTAGGAAATGTTTCTGATCCCGTTTTATACACATTCTATGTTGATCAGATAACACCCAATTCCGATGTCGATATCATCGACAGAGCCGGGAATCTTATCCAGCCCACAACCCCCGCAACAAATGCCGAATAA
- a CDS encoding alanine--tRNA ligase encodes MNKDITVDELRSKYIEFFKSKNHVEISGRSLIPENDPTVLFTTAGMHPLVPYLMGEPHPAGTRLTDVQKCVRTGDIDDVGDASHLTFFEMLGNWSLGDYFKKESISYSFEFLTDEKYLGIPVDKLSFTVFEGNENAPRDEESASIWESLGVSRDKIFFLPKEDNWWGPAGETGPCGPDTEIFIDTGKKACCDKCGPGCSCGKYVEIWNNVFMQYHKNKDGSYSPLTRKCVDTGMGVERTVAMLQGKPSVYNTEAFTSIIKSIEDLSGVKYGDNEKTDASIRIIADHIRTACFILGDPKTTLPSNIGAGYVLRRIIRRAVRHGKKLGIDGNFLSVPAAAVIAQNSNFYTELKDNETLILTELKAEEDKFLETLKKGEAEFEKMLPNLLKNPKKIIPGRMAFKLYDTYGFPIELTEELASESGLTVNREEFDEAFKKHQELSRAGSEQVFKGGLADHSEQTTAYHTATHLLHKALRVVLGDHVQQKGSNITAERLRFDFSHPEPMTEAEKKEVERLVNEAIKADLPVTMEVMPLDEAKKIGAMALFGEKYEDVVKVYKIGDFSTEVCGGPHVEKTGVLGNFVIKKEQSSSSGVRRIRAVLEH; translated from the coding sequence ATGAATAAAGATATTACGGTTGATGAACTTCGTTCAAAATATATAGAATTTTTTAAAAGTAAAAATCATGTCGAGATTTCGGGCCGCTCTCTAATACCCGAAAATGATCCGACGGTTTTGTTTACTACGGCTGGTATGCATCCGTTAGTTCCTTACTTGATGGGAGAACCTCATCCTGCCGGAACCCGTTTAACCGACGTGCAAAAATGTGTCCGCACAGGCGATATAGACGATGTAGGAGATGCTTCTCACTTAACTTTTTTTGAAATGCTGGGCAACTGGTCATTGGGAGACTATTTTAAAAAAGAATCTATTTCTTATAGCTTTGAATTTTTAACCGACGAAAAATACTTAGGTATTCCCGTCGATAAACTTTCCTTTACGGTTTTTGAAGGAAATGAAAACGCCCCCAGAGATGAAGAGTCGGCTTCCATTTGGGAAAGCTTGGGAGTTTCCAGAGATAAAATTTTCTTTTTGCCTAAAGAAGATAACTGGTGGGGCCCTGCCGGAGAAACCGGCCCCTGCGGTCCCGATACCGAAATTTTTATAGATACGGGAAAAAAAGCTTGTTGCGATAAATGCGGCCCCGGATGCAGCTGCGGTAAGTACGTCGAAATCTGGAACAATGTTTTTATGCAATACCACAAAAACAAGGACGGCTCCTATTCCCCACTGACAAGAAAATGTGTAGATACCGGAATGGGAGTTGAGCGTACCGTTGCCATGCTTCAAGGTAAGCCTTCAGTTTATAACACCGAGGCCTTTACCTCGATTATTAAATCGATTGAAGACTTGAGCGGTGTAAAATACGGCGATAACGAAAAAACCGATGCCTCAATACGCATTATAGCTGACCATATCCGAACTGCCTGTTTTATCTTAGGAGATCCTAAAACTACTCTCCCTTCAAATATCGGGGCGGGCTATGTTTTACGAAGAATTATCAGGCGGGCAGTAAGGCACGGCAAAAAACTCGGCATAGACGGAAACTTTTTATCGGTTCCGGCTGCTGCCGTTATCGCGCAAAATTCAAACTTTTACACCGAGCTGAAAGACAACGAAACTTTAATTTTAACCGAGCTTAAAGCCGAAGAGGATAAATTCCTTGAAACCTTAAAAAAAGGCGAGGCCGAATTCGAAAAAATGCTCCCCAATCTTTTAAAGAATCCCAAAAAGATTATTCCCGGAAGGATGGCCTTTAAGCTTTATGATACATACGGCTTTCCTATTGAGTTAACCGAAGAGCTTGCCTCAGAATCGGGATTGACGGTTAATAGGGAAGAGTTTGATGAGGCTTTTAAAAAGCATCAAGAGCTTTCAAGAGCGGGAAGCGAGCAGGTGTTTAAGGGCGGTCTTGCAGATCATTCCGAGCAGACGACAGCCTATCACACCGCTACGCATCTTTTGCATAAGGCTTTGAGGGTAGTTTTAGGTGATCATGTTCAGCAAAAGGGTTCAAATATAACGGCTGAAAGGCTGCGCTTTGACTTTTCTCATCCTGAACCTATGACGGAAGCAGAAAAGAAGGAAGTTGAGCGTCTTGTAAATGAGGCCATAAAAGCCGATTTACCGGTAACCATGGAAGTTATGCCCTTGGATGAGGCTAAAAAAATAGGAGCTATGGCTCTTTTCGGCGAAAAATATGAGGATGTTGTAAAGGTTTACAAGATAGGAGACTTTTCTACAGAAGTATGCGGCGGTCCCCATGTCGAAAAAACCGGTGTTTTAGGTAATTTTGTAATAAAAAAAGAGCAGTCTTCCTCCTCCGGAGTAAGACGCATAAGGGCTGTGCTTGAGCATTAA
- a CDS encoding DUF2141 domain-containing protein: protein MKKSIFIFAILFTVFTNLHSEEAKPEFEVTVNITNITAIEGKLFLMIYGDEKSFKKKEPLKTVSIKVDGKDMSITEKLPEGEYVFFVYQDSNENDKLDRNFLGMPKEPVGYSNHKGGKPKGFKKLKVEIKEKKSVEVKLFKI from the coding sequence ATGAAAAAATCGATTTTTATTTTTGCAATTCTTTTTACGGTGTTCACAAATCTACATTCGGAAGAAGCAAAACCGGAGTTTGAAGTTACTGTTAACATCACAAACATTACGGCCATCGAAGGAAAGCTCTTTTTAATGATCTACGGAGACGAAAAATCTTTTAAGAAAAAAGAACCTTTAAAGACGGTAAGCATTAAAGTAGACGGCAAAGATATGAGCATAACCGAAAAACTTCCTGAAGGAGAATATGTTTTCTTTGTTTACCAAGACTCCAACGAAAATGATAAACTGGATAGGAACTTTTTAGGTATGCCTAAAGAACCCGTAGGATACAGTAATCATAAGGGCGGAAAACCGAAAGGATTTAAAAAATTAAAAGTAGAAATTAAAGAGAAAAAAAGCGTAGAAGTTAAACTTTTTAAGATTTAA